In Quercus robur chromosome 11, dhQueRobu3.1, whole genome shotgun sequence, the sequence GCCATGGCCACCTGAGACCAACTATAGACATGGCCAAGCTATTCGCAGCAAGAGGTGTGAAGGCAACGATTGTTACTACTCCTCGCAACATGCCTTTAATCTACAAAACTTGCGGCGTCAACATTgatatccaaatcatcaagttCCCGGCTGTAGAGGCTGGCTTGCCGGAAGGATGTGAAAATATTGAGTCACTGACTTCCCTAGAAatggttcaaaattttatcaaagcCACTAAGATGCTCCAACAACCTCTCCAGCAATTACTCCAAGATCACCAACCTAGTTGCCTTGTTGCCGACGATTTCTTTCCATGGGCAAATGATGTTGCAGCTAAATTTGGAATTCCTAGGCTTGTTTTCAACGGGACCagttttttctctttgactatATGCCATGCTATGAGACGATATGAACCTCACAAGAAAGTTTCATCTGATTCTGAAGTTTTTGTCATTCCCAATTTTCCAGGGGAGATAAAGTTGACAAGGAAACAACTGCCAAACTTCACTCAGCAAGAAGTTGAAACGGACATTACCAAGTTATTGAAAGAAGTTACGGAAGCAGAGTTAAGTAGCTATGGGGTTGTTGTTAACAGCTTCTATGAGCTTGAGTCGGATTATGCAGATTTCTATAGGAAGGTTTTGGGAAGAAAAGCATGGCATATAGGTCCAGTCTCACTCCGTAACAAGGGTGCTGAAGATAAAGCCCCAAGGGGAAAGGAGTCTTCTATTGATGAACATGATTGTTTGAAGTGGCTTGGTACAAAGAAACCCAATTCCGTCGTTTACATTTGTTTTGGGAGTATAGCAAACTTTAGTGATTCAGAAAATTGCTTTAGTGATTCTCTGCTCATGGAGATCGCAATGGGTCTTGAGGCTTCTGAACAACATTTCATTTGGGTTGTGAAGAATGgcgaaaatgaaaaagaaaaagaagattggtTACCTAAAGGATTTGAGAAAAGAATGGAAGGTAAGGGACTAATTCTAAGGGGTTGGGCACCCCAAGTGTTGATTCTAGCCCATGAAGCAGTTGGAGGATTTGTGACACATTGTGGGTGGAACTCGATCTTGGAAGGAGTGAGTGCAGGGGTGCCGATGGTCACATGGCCTATGAGGGCTGATCAGTTTTACAATGCGAAGTTAGTGACTCAGGTACTGAGAATCGGGGTTGATGTTGCTGCTCAacaatggaaaagaatggaggGAGATACTATCAAAAGGGAAGCAATTGATAAGGCAGTGAGGCAAATTATGGTGGGTGAAGAAGCAGAGGAAATGAGA encodes:
- the LOC126706432 gene encoding scopoletin glucosyltransferase-like, which translates into the protein MSLFPPIPGVMGSKSHQPIHVFFFPLMGHGHLRPTIDMAKLFAARGVKATIVTTPRNMPLIYKTCGVNIDIQIIKFPAVEAGLPEGCENIESLTSLEMVQNFIKATKMLQQPLQQLLQDHQPSCLVADDFFPWANDVAAKFGIPRLVFNGTSFFSLTICHAMRRYEPHKKVSSDSEVFVIPNFPGEIKLTRKQLPNFTQQEVETDITKLLKEVTEAELSSYGVVVNSFYELESDYADFYRKVLGRKAWHIGPVSLRNKGAEDKAPRGKESSIDEHDCLKWLGTKKPNSVVYICFGSIANFSDSENCFSDSLLMEIAMGLEASEQHFIWVVKNGENEKEKEDWLPKGFEKRMEGKGLILRGWAPQVLILAHEAVGGFVTHCGWNSILEGVSAGVPMVTWPMRADQFYNAKLVTQVLRIGVDVAAQQWKRMEGDTIKREAIDKAVRQIMVGEEAEEMRSRAKKLGEMAKRAVEDGGSSYSDLNVLIEELRSHCP